A section of the Roseomonas marmotae genome encodes:
- a CDS encoding ABC transporter permease subunit: MSDTRAISSSNRLHALSGGTLALPVRPDFRKLRRFISPIVLVLLWQAASSLGLISPRTLASPVTVIGAAWELLLSGELQHHLLVSLGRVALGLSIGVTLGTGFALVAGLSRLGEEIVDAPLQMLRTLPFLALVPLFILWFGIGETPKIALVALGTSFPVYLTLFAGIRGVDPKLAEAGRIFGLDRRGLVRHVILPGALPSGLVGLRYALGTAWLSLVIAEQINATSGIGFLINDARDFLRTDIIVVGLLVYALLGLSADGVMRALERRLLAWRPSLLKA; this comes from the coding sequence ATGTCCGACACGCGAGCCATCAGCAGCTCCAACCGCCTCCATGCCCTGTCAGGCGGCACCCTCGCCCTTCCGGTGCGCCCCGATTTCCGCAAGCTGCGCCGCTTCATCTCCCCCATCGTGCTGGTGCTGCTCTGGCAGGCGGCCTCCAGCCTTGGGCTGATTTCGCCCCGCACCCTCGCCTCTCCCGTCACCGTCATCGGCGCTGCCTGGGAGCTGCTGCTCTCCGGCGAGTTGCAGCACCACCTGCTGGTCTCGCTGGGCCGGGTGGCGCTGGGGCTGTCCATCGGCGTCACGCTCGGCACGGGCTTCGCGCTTGTCGCCGGCCTCTCCCGCCTTGGGGAGGAGATTGTGGACGCGCCGCTGCAGATGCTGCGGACCCTGCCCTTCCTGGCGCTGGTGCCGCTGTTCATCCTGTGGTTCGGCATCGGCGAGACGCCGAAGATCGCCCTGGTGGCGCTCGGCACCAGCTTCCCGGTCTATCTGACCCTCTTCGCCGGCATCCGGGGCGTGGACCCCAAGCTGGCGGAAGCCGGGCGCATCTTCGGCCTGGATCGCCGCGGGCTGGTGCGGCACGTCATCCTGCCGGGCGCGCTGCCCTCCGGTCTGGTGGGGCTGCGCTATGCCCTGGGCACGGCCTGGCTGAGCCTGGTGATCGCCGAGCAGATCAACGCCACCTCAGGCATCGGCTTCTTGATCAACGACGCCCGCGACTTCCTGCGTACCGACATCATCGTGGTGGGGCTGCTGGTCTATGCGCTGCTGGGCCTGAGCGCCGACGGGGTGATGCGCGCCCTGGAGCGCCGCCTGCTGGCCTGGCGCCCCAGCCTGCTGAAGGCCTGA
- a CDS encoding ABC transporter ATP-binding protein translates to MTENSSRDVIVQGLTRRFGQATVLHNLDLRLEPGSFTALLGRSGSGKTTLLRTLAGLDPAPADARLTLPAAVAAAFQEPRLLPWKAVWQNVALGLPGAGARDRALAALAEVGLTRHADAWPATLSGGEAQRVALARALVREPQLLLLDEPFAALDALTRIRMHALVLDLWRAHGPTTLLVTHDVDEAILLADRVLVLDAGRIAADIRVEMPRPRAHGEAGFAALRRRLLAELGVDEAVPSRAA, encoded by the coding sequence ATGACCGAGAATTCCTCCCGCGATGTCATCGTCCAGGGCCTGACGCGGCGCTTCGGCCAGGCCACGGTGCTGCACAACCTGGACCTGCGGCTGGAGCCCGGCTCCTTCACCGCCCTGCTGGGCCGCAGCGGCTCCGGCAAGACCACGCTGCTGCGTACTCTGGCGGGGCTGGACCCGGCGCCGGCCGATGCGCGGCTGACCCTGCCCGCCGCCGTCGCCGCCGCCTTCCAGGAGCCGCGCCTGCTGCCCTGGAAGGCCGTCTGGCAGAATGTGGCGCTGGGCCTGCCTGGCGCCGGCGCCCGGGACCGCGCACTGGCTGCCCTGGCCGAGGTAGGGCTGACGCGGCATGCCGATGCCTGGCCCGCCACCCTCTCGGGTGGGGAGGCGCAGCGCGTGGCCCTCGCCCGTGCCCTGGTACGGGAGCCGCAGCTACTGCTGCTGGATGAGCCTTTCGCCGCGCTGGACGCGCTGACCCGCATCCGCATGCATGCGCTGGTGCTGGACCTCTGGCGCGCCCATGGCCCCACCACGCTGCTCGTCACGCATGACGTGGATGAGGCGATCCTGCTGGCGGACCGCGTGCTGGTGCTCGATGCCGGGCGCATTGCCGCCGATATCCGGGTGGAGATGCCGCGCCCCCGCGCCCATGGCGAGGCCGGCTTCGCCGCGCTGCGCCGCCGCCTGCTCGCGGAACTGGGGGTGGACGAGGCCGTGCCAAGCAGGGCCGCCTGA
- a CDS encoding Lrp/AsnC family transcriptional regulator: MDEIDRKLLAILQESVTLSIAQIADRVGLSATPCWKRIQKLEASGVITRRVALLAPEKVGVGLSVFVAIEAGDHTPEWLERFAQAVTAMPEVMEVYRMAGEVDYMLRVAVADMADFDLFYKRLIAAVPIRNVTSRFAMERIKHTTSYPLHRSAFRDRSQPDEGGEE; encoded by the coding sequence ATGGATGAAATCGACCGGAAGTTGCTCGCCATTCTGCAGGAGAGCGTGACCCTCTCCATCGCGCAGATCGCCGACCGCGTTGGCCTCTCGGCCACGCCCTGCTGGAAGCGCATCCAGAAACTGGAAGCCAGCGGCGTCATCACGCGGCGCGTGGCGCTCCTGGCACCTGAGAAGGTCGGCGTGGGCCTCAGCGTCTTCGTGGCGATCGAGGCCGGGGACCATACGCCGGAATGGCTGGAACGCTTCGCCCAGGCCGTGACCGCCATGCCCGAGGTGATGGAGGTTTACCGCATGGCAGGAGAGGTCGACTACATGCTGCGCGTGGCCGTGGCCGATATGGCGGATTTCGACCTGTTCTATAAGCGCCTGATCGCGGCAGTGCCGATTCGCAACGTCACCTCGCGCTTCGCCATGGAGCGGATCAAGCACACCACCTCCTACCCCCTGCACCGCTCCGCCTTCCGGGACCGCAGCCAGCCGGATGAGGGTGGGGAAGAATAA
- a CDS encoding TetR/AcrR family transcriptional regulator, with product MARPREFDPDQALHAALLQFWQKGYEGTSIADLTEAMGINKPSLYACFGNKEELFRKALDSYQARYLTFFTEALAEPSARSAVEGLLRSYAELLTSQDLPHGCLALNGAMACSAEGEAVRQELIRRRCAAEAALARRLEQARDEDDLPAGADPAALARYLMTVAQGLAVQATAGATRAMLDEVIDMALACWPGGSRGKAGQMTAEPAA from the coding sequence ATGGCACGGCCGCGCGAGTTCGATCCGGACCAGGCACTGCATGCGGCGCTGCTGCAGTTCTGGCAGAAAGGCTATGAGGGCACGAGCATCGCCGACCTGACGGAGGCGATGGGCATCAACAAACCCAGCCTCTATGCCTGCTTCGGCAACAAGGAGGAGCTGTTCCGCAAGGCGCTGGACAGCTACCAGGCACGCTACCTCACCTTCTTCACCGAAGCGCTGGCTGAGCCTTCCGCCCGGAGCGCGGTCGAAGGGCTGCTCCGCAGCTATGCCGAGTTGCTGACCTCCCAGGATCTGCCGCATGGCTGCCTGGCGCTGAACGGAGCCATGGCCTGTTCGGCGGAGGGCGAGGCCGTGCGGCAGGAGTTGATCCGCCGGCGCTGCGCCGCCGAGGCGGCACTGGCCCGGCGGCTGGAGCAGGCGCGGGATGAGGACGACCTGCCGGCCGGTGCCGACCCCGCCGCTCTGGCGCGCTACCTGATGACCGTGGCACAGGGGCTGGCGGTGCAGGCCACGGCTGGCGCCACCCGTGCCATGCTGGATGAGGTGATCGACATGGCGCTGGCCTGCTGGCCCGGCGGCAGCCGTGGGAAGGCCGGACAGATGACGGCGGAACCCGCCGCGTAG